CCAGCTTAGAGAAGCCCACCGAAATCTCAGTCCCGAGCAGATTGGGGTTGTCCGGCCCAGGATAACTGAAATAGAACCGGGAGCTGTATCCCGACTTGATGATTGGGAACACAGCGGTTTCGGCAGGCGTGGTGGTATGCAGCGGGAGCGTCGGCTCGTCATCAATGAGGTCGAATCCCATCAGGTTGCCCTTTTCGCCCTGCGCATCGCCGAGCTTGCCACTGTTGTTAAGGTCAATATTGAAAAAGACCTGAACGCGGTACCCATTCGCGATTTTGTTCGCAATCGGATGCGCGAAGTACACGTAAACCCTTTCACCGAAATTCAACTGCCCCGAAGCCGGAAGTGCCAGTGACGTTTCGTGGTACCGCGCCTCTACGATAGCCGTCGGATTCTGCGGCCCACGCGGCTCACCCGCGAAGAAGAAGCCCTGGGAGTTGAAGAGCGAGCCACCCTCGGCGGACACCGCGCGCACATCCAGGTTGTACTCCTTGCCCTCGACGGTGCTCCCGGGGTTGACGGTCGCGCTGTATCCACCGTTGTTCACGGTCGCCGTCACGCCCAGCGACTCCCGCGCATCCTCGTTGGTCATACGCACGAGCAACGAGCCCTGCTGGATCGGCTGGTTGAAGTACAGGTGGATGAGCTCGCCCGGGCGGACCAGGTTACGCAGCGGGTGCATGTCAACAGCGGCGCCCCGGAGGCTGGCCACGTTGCTGCTCTCGATGCTCAGCGGCACGTTCTGCGGCCGCGAGTACGGCAGGCTGATGAGCCGCGTGGTGCTGTTGGCCACCACCTCGGCCCCATAGTACGTGTTGACGTAGCCACCGGTCTCCGGGACGCCGTCACCGTTGGCGTCGATGGGCGACACCCACAGCCTGTACTCGCCGTTGCCGTTGCGCAGGCGCGCCAGCTCAGAAGCGCTCGGGATGCCCGTGAAGGTGAGCAGGCCCTGCTCGTTCGCGGTCGCCTCCACCACCACGGAGCTCACCATCGACGAGGACTCATCGCCGTTGGAGATGGCACCCGCCGGCGTGGCCTCCAGCGTCGCCCGAGCACCCGCCGCGGGACGGCCCTGCGGCGTCACCACCAGGAAGTTCAGCGTGCCGTCCAGCCGCGCCAGGGTGATGGGGCCGAAGCTCGCGTTGCCGTTGTTGATGGGGACGTTGCCCGCGGACGACGGAACCTGCGCCGTCGCGCGCAGCGTGGCATAGCCCGCCTTGGAGAACGTCAGCAGCACGTGCGAACCGGCCGGGACGTTCTTGTAGGTGAAGTTGCCCTTCGCATCCGAGACGGTCGACACCGGCTCCGCCGAGCTGCCGATGGTCATCTCCACCGTGACCTCGGTCAGCGGCCGCAGGTCCGTGCTCAGCACCTGGCCGGACACCGTGCCCTTGGGATTGGCTGGCGTCACCACCGTCACAGTGTCCGGTTCGCGCACGCCGTCCGCGATTCCGTCTCCGTCCGCGTCAACCAGGTCGTCTCCACAACCGAACGCCAGGAACGGAACCACGGCCATTACCAGATGCTTCTTCATCATCCCCGCCTTGAAAGAAAAGTCCCCAAGTATCGCCGCCTCAACACTTCATGAGGCGTCAGCCGGACACTCTCCGACACTTGCCCGTTCCGTCAAGAAGCCCCCCTGATTCAAGGCGGGTTCTCATCGGCCGAGACGCCCGTAACCGGGTGTGTCACGGATCACTCGGAGAACCCCGTATGCCCTCATGGACATGAGTCACCGTTGACCCGATGGCGTGACCCACCCGGGCTATCCCCGGACTGCTAGCGTGAGTCCATGCCGGATGTTTTGGATGTGAATGACCCATGTCTCGGCTGCGCCATCGTGCGCGGTGAAACACGACCCGTGGGAGGCGTCATCGCGCGCGCGCCGGGACTGGTGCTGCATGGCGTGGCGGGCCCCAGCCCCGTGCCCGGCTGGGTCGTCATCTCCAGCGCCCGGCACGTGCGCGCCTGGTATGACCTGGAACCGGACGCGGCGAGCGAGCTCGGCCCCTTCGCCGCCCGGGTCATGCGCGCCCAGCGCGAGGTGCTGGGCGCCGAACACGCCTACGCCTTCGCCATTGGCGATGTGCTGCGCCACTTCCACCTCCACCTCGTCCCTCGCTATTCGCAGACGCCGCAGCGGCTCTGGGGCCGGGCCGCCTTCGACGCTCCCGCCTCCGACCACCTCCCCGCGCAGGAACTGGAGGCCGCGGCGCAGGCGCTCGCCGCCGCGCTGGCGGGCTGAAGCCCGGGCCCAGGGCCACCCTCACGTGATAGAGACAGCGGCCTCCCCTCCCGTCGAGAGGTGCCGCCTTGTCGCCCGAGCCCCGCAACCGCGTCCTGGAAAAGATGCTTGAGCGGCTCTACGCCGCGCTCGCATCCGGCCCCAGCCTCAACAGCCGGCCGCACAACAGCCGCCAGCGCGTGGACCTCGCCACGCTGAGCCGGCTGGATGGCACCGCGCCCCACACCTTGCTGGCCGCCCTGCTCGGAGAGAAGGCCCAGGCCCGGCTCGTGGTGAAGCCGCCGCCTCCCGAGGCTCGCCCGCGCAAGGGCTCCGCCCAGGCCCGCGCCGCTCGCGCCCAGGACGACGATGCCACGGGGACGGATGCCGACGACCTGCTGGACGCGGCGCCCACGGCCGCGCACGCACTGGACGAAAACCACGTCCCTTCCCGCGACGTGGCTTCCGACGCCGCGCTTCCGCTGGCCCCCCCCCAAGGGCCTTCCCGCCACGCGCGTCCCGACAACGCGCCTCCGCCGGATGAGGCCCCCGCGCCTTCCCGCGCGGAGGAGGAACAGCAGGACCTGCTCCGCAAGCTGGCCACCATCGTCGAGGACGCCCGTACCTTCGAGCAGGACACCGGCGCGCACGTCCTTCACGTGGGCTTTCCCCTGCTCCACCTGCCACCCGGCGCCAAGGACAAGCGCGGCTTCGGCACCCGGCGAATCCTGGCCCCCATCGCCTTCATCCCCGTGCGGCTCACGCTCAAGAAGGGCCGCGTGCCGTCGGTGGAGCTGGAAGGCGCCGAGGCCGGCGTGGACCGCGTGGCCCCCAACACCGCGCTGCTCGCCTGGCTGGAGCAGCAGACAGGCCAGCGGCTGGGCGACCTCTTCGCGGATGAAGCGGGCGAGGACCCGTGGCGCGAGCTGAACGAGTTGGTGGCCGCCGTGTGCAAGGCCATGGAGCTGCCCGCGCCCGCCCCCTTCACGCCGGAAACCCTCCTGGCCGCCATTCCGCGTGGCGACGATGCCCAGCCCCAGGCCGCCATCCTCCCCAGCGCCGTGCTGGGGCTGTATCCCCTGTCCAATCAGAGCCTCGTGGACGACATGCGCGCGCTCATGGACGGAGAGCCCATCTCCGGCCCGCTGGAGAGCTTCCTCCGCGTGGATGTGTCTCTCGGCCTGCCCCCGGGACACGGCGGCGGCGAGCCCAACCTGGAGGGGCTCAAGCGCACAGGCGAGGAGCGGCTCGTCACACTCGCGGACCCGTGCCAGGCGCGCGCGGTGCGGCTGGCACGCAGCAGCCGGGGGCTCGTCATCCATGGACCTCCGGGCACGGGCAAGTCGCAGACCATCGCCAATGCCATTGGCGACCACCTGGCGCGCGGGGAGCGCGTGTTGCTTGTCTGCGACAAGCGCACCGCGCTGGACGTGGTGAAGCACCGCCTGGACCATCTCGGCCTGGGACACCTGTGCGCCGTCGTCCACGACGCCCAGCGTGACCAGCGCGACCTCTACATGGGCATCCGCGAGCAGCTCGACACGCTGCCGGAGACACGGACCGACGCGGCCGTGGCCAAGGAACTGGCGCGCATCGACACGGAGCTCCAGTCCCTCCATGACGAACTGACGGCCGCCGACCGCGCCCTCTCCGAGCGCCCCGACGGAGGCACCGCGCCCTCCTTCCACGAGCTGGTGGGCCAGTGGTTCTCCGTGGAAGCCCCCGCCGCGCTCACGCCCGCTGTGTCGAGCCTCGCCCACGCACGGCTGGGCGACGTGACGCCGCACGAGCGCGAGGTGCGCGAGGTGCTGGAGCGCGGCGGCAAGGAGGGCTATCCGGAGAACCCGTGGCGCGAGGCCCTGGGCGGGGAGCTCGCCACGTACCTGGCGACGCCGCTGGCCACCTACCGCGAGCGCCTGAGCGCTATCGACAGCGCGGCGCGGGACGCGGATGCGCTCGTGTCACCAGACGTGCCTGTCTTCGGCGCGGACCCTCAGGCGGAGGGCGCGGCGCGCGGCGCCTTCGCGGAGAAGCTGGCACCACTGCTGGAGTCGGCCCGTCCGGACGTCCTCGCGCGCTGGGGCTCGGCGACGCCGGACGCGGTCCAGGCCGCGCGGATACAGCTCGACGGGCTGGCGACACAACGACAGGTGCTCGCGGAAGGGCCGCTGGACGCGGAGCTGGCGCTGGTCCACCGCGAGCAGCCGCAGGCCTTGAGTGTGCTGGCCACCGCGATGGCCGCGCTGGGCTCGTACCTGGACATCGCGCGCAAGTGGTACGCGTTCTTCTACTTCGCGCGGAAGGCCGGGGCGCGCCGGGTGCTCCAGCAATTCGGTCTGACGCTGAGCATCCTCGCCGCGGAGCGCGTCACGCGGTTCTTCACGGGCGTGAAGGCCCGCGCGCTGCTCACCGAGTACCACCGCACCACGCTCGTCCCGGGCGACACCGCGACGCTTACCGACGACTCCTTGTCCCAGACGCTTCGCACCCACGCGGCGCTCTTCGAGCTGCTGCAGGAGTTGGAGCGCACGCCCTTGCTCGCGTCGTGCCGGGACGCGGTGCGGGCAGCCCTGACGGCGGACGCGGAGGCTCGCGCGGCGCTGCTGGCGGGCCTGCGGCTGTCCGCGGCCCGAGGCGACGCCGTCGCGCGGCTGGAGGCCCGGCTCACCGAAGCGGGGCTCTTCTCCGCGTCGTGGCTCGACTCGCGCTCGCGTGGGCTGCGCTCGGGCGAGCGTTTGGCATCCGTCACCACCGCCCTGGTGTCACGGCTCCCCACCGTGGAAGGTCTGTTGCGCATGCGCGCGGTGCTGACGGGCATGCCTCCGGCGCTGGAGTCCGCCGTGGAGCGGCTGGCACGCCAGGGCGCGGAGGCCGAGGCCGGCTGGCGCGCGGTGTTGAAGGCGACGCTGGCGGCGGAAGCCTCCGCGCGACTGAAGGCGGCGCCAGCGCTCCAGCACATCGACGCCGAGCGCGTGCGCACGACCCATTCGCACTACCGCGTGCTGGAGGAGAAGAAGCGGGTCCTCGTGCGCGACGCCCTGGTCCACCGCTGGACGCAGCGCCAGCGCGAGCGGCTGCTCGCGGGCACGGGCGGCCGGCTCAACGGGCAGGGCGCGGAGCTCCGCCGACGGCTGATGCTGCGAGGAGAGCGCGCCCTGCGCGTGCGTCAGGTCATCGCCACCGGGCAAGGCATCGAAGGGGGCGACCCGCTCTTCGACGTCCGCCCCGTGTGGATGGCCAGCCCGCAGACCGTGGCGCAAATCTTCCCCCGCCGCCCCATCTTCGACGTCGTCATCTTCGACGAGTCCTCGCAGTGCCGGCTGGAGGAGGCCCTGCCCGTCCTCACCCGCGCCCACCGCGTGGTCATCGCCGGTGACCCGAAGCAGTTGCCACCCACGCGCTTCTTCGAATCCGCCGTGGTGCAGAACGCTGAGCAGGAGGCCGAAAGCGAGCAGGGCCTCTTCGAGGAGCAGCAATCCGAGGTGGAGGACCTGCTGTCGGCGGCGCTCAACCTCGACATCGACCAGTGCTACCTGGACGTGCACTACCGCTCCCAGAACGCGGACCTCATCGCCTTCAGCAACGACCACTTCTACGACAAGCGGCTCCAGGCCATTCCCGCGCACCCGTCCCACAGCGTGCCCCACGCGCCATTGCGGCTGCTCCCCGTGGGCGGCACCTATGAGAAGCGCACCAACCTGGTGGAGGCTCGCGCCGTGGGCTCGCTGGTGAAGGAGTTGCTCTCACGGCCGCAGCCGCCGTCCATTGGCATCGCGTGCTTCAACCTCACCCAGCGCGACACCATCAACGACGTCCTCGACGAGATGGCCGCCAGCGACGCGTCCTTCGCGGCGCGGCTGGCCGAAGCGCGCGTGCGCAGGGGCTCGGGTTCATTCGAGGGGCTCTTCGTGAAGAATCTGGAGAACGTCCAGGGCGACGAGCGGGACCACCTCATCATCAGCACCACCTACGGCCCGGACCGGCACGGCCGCTTCTACCGGCGCTTCGGTCCGCTGGGCAGCGCGGGCGGAGGCCGGCGACTCAACGTGCTGGTGACGCGAGCGCGGGAGCAGATTCACCTCGTCACCTCGATTCCGCGCGAGTCCTACCAGTCCGCGCCCCCCGTTGAAGCGGGCCGGCAGCCCAACGGCGGCTGGCTCCTCTTCGCGTACCTGCGCTTCGCGGAGGCCTTGGAGTCGGCCTATGCCCAGGACGCCCAACGCGAGCCCGAGGACACCGTGTCCGAGGCGTCGCGGCCCGCCGAGACAGCAGAGGTGTTCGTGAGGCCCACGGACGCGGGCTCGGCCTTCGCGCAAGCCCTGGCAGGACATCTGGCCACGCAGCACCGCGTGTCCTCGGAGGTCCACTGGGGCAATGACGGCTTCTGCGTAGACGTCGCACTCCGGCACCCCACCCGCCCGGGCGATGTCACCGTCGGCGTGCTGTGTGACGGCACGCGCTACCCCAAGGCCGCGGACCGCGTGGAGTGGGACCTCTTCCGCACGGGCGTGTTGGAAGGCCAGGGCTGGCAGCTCGTGCGGATGTGGACGCCCTCCTTCTTCCGCGACCCCGAGGGTGCCACCACCCAGGTCCTCCAGGCCGCGGGCGACAAGCTGATGCGCGAGCCTTCCGCCTCGCCTCAGGCGGCCATGTCCGCGCGGGGCGTGGTGCACTGAGGCGAAGGCGACGTCACTTCGCGTTCGCCTCCGGCAACCACAACACGCCGAGCTCCAACTCCACCGCTTCAAAGGGCTCGGCGCGGACGCGCTCGTCGTCTGACCACGTGCCCAGTTCGAGCCACCGTCCCCCGCTCAGCCGGAACACCTCCAGTGTCCGCGCCTGAGGGTCCACGAGCCAGACGTGCCCGACGCCCTCCCGCGCGTAGATGCGCCTCTTGCTCGAGCGGTCCACGGCCGCCGTGGAAGGCGACAGCACCTCGCAGACCCAGTCCGGTGACAGCGTGAAGTAAGGCGTATCCGGGACTTCCGGCATCCGGTCGCGGCGCCAGCCCGCCAGGTCTGGCACCAGGACATCCGCGCCGAAGTGCAGCTCCGGCTCATCCAGGAAATACCAACCTCCAGGCCCGCCGCGTCCCCGTTCGAAAGGGCCGTACAGCTCACCACCCAGCCGGGTGGTGGCCCGCGCATGTCGACTCGTCGGCCTCGGCTGAGCGATGAGCTCCCCGTCGATAATCTGCCCCACCTGGTGTTCCGGCAGCGCCACCAGGTCCTCGTAGGTCGCCGGGCGCTTCGTCTCGTGGCCCATTCCCGTGTCCCGTTCCTCTCTCACCGTGATGGCCGACAGCTCCTGAATCATGGCCCCCGCATCCCCGGAGTGGAACCCCACTCCTCGTTGCATGTCCAGGCTCGACGTTACCCATCAGGTCCGACACCCAGCTACCAACCCATAAGCCCCCATGGACCTCTCACCCCAGAGAGGGAAGAATGCTTGGCGTCCCATGCGTTCCTCCCGTTCTTTCGCGTTCGTCCTCTCGGTGTTCCTCCTGTCCGCGCCCGTGCTCGCGGACAACAACGCGGATGAAGCGGACATCGCGTTCGAGCTCGGCAACGATGCCTATTCCAAGGGGCAGTACGCCGAGGCGTTGCGCTCCTACTTCACCAGCTACCGCCTGGTGCCCAACCGGAACGTCCTCTTCAACATCGCCCGCTGCTTCGAGGCGCTGGGCAAGTTCAACGAGGCGTACCGCTACTACAACGACCTGCTCGCCGAGGACTTGCCCAAGGAGGACGCCGCCGAGGTCTCCCGCTCCGTGGACCGGCTCCGTCCCAAGGTCGCGCTGGTGCGCGTCACCTCCAACCCCAAGGGCGCTGACGTCTACGTGGACCGCATGGACCTGGGCAGTCGGGGCCGCTCTCCACAGACGCTCGCGCTGACGCCCGGCCGTCACAAAATCATGGTGAAGAAGGAAGGCTACCGCGCTGCGGAGGCCACGCTCACCCTGGTGCGCGGCCGTGAGACGGACCAGACCTTCGACCTCACGCTCATCACCGGCGGCGTGGAGGTGACGGGCACGCCGGAGGGCGCCGAGATTCGCGACGCCCCCAACGGCAACATCCTGGCCCGCGTGCCCGGCCGCGTGCGACTGCCTCCCGGCCAGCGCGTGCTGCACGTGCGCGCCCCCGGCTACGCGCCCAGCCAATACGTGGTGGATGTCCCCGCCGACGGCAACGTGCCTGTCGCCGTGGCGCTGCGTCCCCAGGACCGGCCCACCGGGCGGCTCGTCGTCACCGCCAACCGCGACGGCGCCACGGTGCGCGTGGATGGCAAGCCCGCCGGCTTCACCCCCACCGTCGTCACCCTC
This is a stretch of genomic DNA from Myxococcus xanthus. It encodes these proteins:
- a CDS encoding carboxypeptidase-like regulatory domain-containing protein, with amino-acid sequence MMKKHLVMAVVPFLAFGCGDDLVDADGDGIADGVREPDTVTVVTPANPKGTVSGQVLSTDLRPLTEVTVEMTIGSSAEPVSTVSDAKGNFTYKNVPAGSHVLLTFSKAGYATLRATAQVPSSAGNVPINNGNASFGPITLARLDGTLNFLVVTPQGRPAAGARATLEATPAGAISNGDESSSMVSSVVVEATANEQGLLTFTGIPSASELARLRNGNGEYRLWVSPIDANGDGVPETGGYVNTYYGAEVVANSTTRLISLPYSRPQNVPLSIESSNVASLRGAAVDMHPLRNLVRPGELIHLYFNQPIQQGSLLVRMTNEDARESLGVTATVNNGGYSATVNPGSTVEGKEYNLDVRAVSAEGGSLFNSQGFFFAGEPRGPQNPTAIVEARYHETSLALPASGQLNFGERVYVYFAHPIANKIANGYRVQVFFNIDLNNSGKLGDAQGEKGNLMGFDLIDDEPTLPLHTTTPAETAVFPIIKSGYSSRFYFSYPGPDNPNLLGTEISVGFSKLGSRGAIGTYENIWGQPLTSDIAITGIGVHPAPPLP
- a CDS encoding HIT family protein codes for the protein MPDVLDVNDPCLGCAIVRGETRPVGGVIARAPGLVLHGVAGPSPVPGWVVISSARHVRAWYDLEPDAASELGPFAARVMRAQREVLGAEHAYAFAIGDVLRHFHLHLVPRYSQTPQRLWGRAAFDAPASDHLPAQELEAAAQALAAALAG
- a CDS encoding AAA domain-containing protein, with protein sequence MSPEPRNRVLEKMLERLYAALASGPSLNSRPHNSRQRVDLATLSRLDGTAPHTLLAALLGEKAQARLVVKPPPPEARPRKGSAQARAARAQDDDATGTDADDLLDAAPTAAHALDENHVPSRDVASDAALPLAPPQGPSRHARPDNAPPPDEAPAPSRAEEEQQDLLRKLATIVEDARTFEQDTGAHVLHVGFPLLHLPPGAKDKRGFGTRRILAPIAFIPVRLTLKKGRVPSVELEGAEAGVDRVAPNTALLAWLEQQTGQRLGDLFADEAGEDPWRELNELVAAVCKAMELPAPAPFTPETLLAAIPRGDDAQPQAAILPSAVLGLYPLSNQSLVDDMRALMDGEPISGPLESFLRVDVSLGLPPGHGGGEPNLEGLKRTGEERLVTLADPCQARAVRLARSSRGLVIHGPPGTGKSQTIANAIGDHLARGERVLLVCDKRTALDVVKHRLDHLGLGHLCAVVHDAQRDQRDLYMGIREQLDTLPETRTDAAVAKELARIDTELQSLHDELTAADRALSERPDGGTAPSFHELVGQWFSVEAPAALTPAVSSLAHARLGDVTPHEREVREVLERGGKEGYPENPWREALGGELATYLATPLATYRERLSAIDSAARDADALVSPDVPVFGADPQAEGAARGAFAEKLAPLLESARPDVLARWGSATPDAVQAARIQLDGLATQRQVLAEGPLDAELALVHREQPQALSVLATAMAALGSYLDIARKWYAFFYFARKAGARRVLQQFGLTLSILAAERVTRFFTGVKARALLTEYHRTTLVPGDTATLTDDSLSQTLRTHAALFELLQELERTPLLASCRDAVRAALTADAEARAALLAGLRLSAARGDAVARLEARLTEAGLFSASWLDSRSRGLRSGERLASVTTALVSRLPTVEGLLRMRAVLTGMPPALESAVERLARQGAEAEAGWRAVLKATLAAEASARLKAAPALQHIDAERVRTTHSHYRVLEEKKRVLVRDALVHRWTQRQRERLLAGTGGRLNGQGAELRRRLMLRGERALRVRQVIATGQGIEGGDPLFDVRPVWMASPQTVAQIFPRRPIFDVVIFDESSQCRLEEALPVLTRAHRVVIAGDPKQLPPTRFFESAVVQNAEQEAESEQGLFEEQQSEVEDLLSAALNLDIDQCYLDVHYRSQNADLIAFSNDHFYDKRLQAIPAHPSHSVPHAPLRLLPVGGTYEKRTNLVEARAVGSLVKELLSRPQPPSIGIACFNLTQRDTINDVLDEMAASDASFAARLAEARVRRGSGSFEGLFVKNLENVQGDERDHLIISTTYGPDRHGRFYRRFGPLGSAGGGRRLNVLVTRAREQIHLVTSIPRESYQSAPPVEAGRQPNGGWLLFAYLRFAEALESAYAQDAQREPEDTVSEASRPAETAEVFVRPTDAGSAFAQALAGHLATQHRVSSEVHWGNDGFCVDVALRHPTRPGDVTVGVLCDGTRYPKAADRVEWDLFRTGVLEGQGWQLVRMWTPSFFRDPEGATTQVLQAAGDKLMREPSASPQAAMSARGVVH
- a CDS encoding Uma2 family endonuclease; the protein is MIQELSAITVREERDTGMGHETKRPATYEDLVALPEHQVGQIIDGELIAQPRPTSRHARATTRLGGELYGPFERGRGGPGGWYFLDEPELHFGADVLVPDLAGWRRDRMPEVPDTPYFTLSPDWVCEVLSPSTAAVDRSSKRRIYAREGVGHVWLVDPQARTLEVFRLSGGRWLELGTWSDDERVRAEPFEAVELELGVLWLPEANAK